CCTCACCCCGTCGCAACCAAGCGATATCGTCGCCCACCGTCTCGGCTCGCCACCCAGGTCGAGTCGGCACCAGCATCGCGAGATTGGTCTTCCCGCACGCACTAGGAAAGGCTCCGGTCACATAATAGACCTCATTCCTTGGCGAGGTCAGCTTAAGAATCAGCATGTGTTCGGCCAGCCACCCCTCATCACGCGCCGCCACAGAGGCGATCCGCAGCGCAAGACACTTTTTCCCGAGCAGAGCGTTGCCGCCATAGCCCGAGCCATACGACCAAATCTCTCGGGTCTCGGGGAAATGGGCAATGTAGGTGTCCTCGGGGTTGCACGGCCAGGCAACATCGCTGCGTCCAACCAGTGGATAACCAACCGAGTGCACCGCAGGGACAAATGTGCCGGCGGCATCGATCGCAGCCAAGACCCGATCATCAACGGTGGCCATCGTCATCATTGAAAGGGCAACATAGGCAGAATCGGTAATCTCAATCCCATAGAGCGTGAAGGGTGAGCCTACCTCACCCATGGAGAATGGGATGATATACATCGTTCGCCCTCGCATCGCTCCCGCGTAGAGGGTGCGCATCATCTCTTTCATCTCGGCCGGCGCACGCCAGTTGTTGGTCGGACCAGCGTCCTCTTCGCGTTCTGCGCAGATGAGGGTTCGGCTCTCAAGACGAGCCACATCCCGGGGATCTGAACGAGCCAGATAACTCCCAGGTCGCAGCCGCGGGTTAAGCGGCTCAATGGTGCCAAGCTCTACCAGTGTGGAGACGAGCATCTCTTTCGTCTCGGGATCTGCGTTCAACACTAGGCTGCGTTCGGGTTGCATCAATGCGATCCAATCATCGAGCCAGTTCACTACCTTTGGATTCGTAAACTCCATCAGTTCCTCACTCCTCCCTCGCTATACCTGACCGAGTCATCCAGACGGGCAAGGCAAACGATGCACCAACTTTATAGCGTGCTCAACACAGTAGATTGATTATGCCAAACTTATTGCGGCCAGAACAAGTTTTCAATCAATGATCGGAGTACGGTGACGGGTCAAGAGTGGGATGAACTCGCTCTCATCGAGGGTATTACCCAACGAGCCAAGTGGGATCCGACCCAGGAAGTTCTCGGTGATGATGCGGCCGTTATGCCAGCTCAAGGCACCTCGCTCGCCCTCTGTGCCGATGCATTGGTCCAAGGAATCCACTTCGATCTCGCCTATTGGACTCCGGCCCAGATTGGGGCCAAAGCGGTGACAGTCAATATCTCTGATCTTGCGGCGATGGCTGCTGCGCCACTCTGGATCCTCTCAACGATCGCTGCACCCAAAAACTTCGATGTCGAGGCACTCCTCCTCGGGATCGAGAGTCGGGCACAAAGCTACGGTGCCAAACTCATCGGAGGCGACCTCACAAGATCCGACTACGTGGTGGTCTCAGTCACCGCCATCGGGTCCCAACTCTTACCACCGCTGCGCCGTGGAGGCGCGCAACCAGGGGACACGATTTTTGTCACTAGACCCCTTGGCCTGGCATCGGTCGCCCTCTCACGCCTCTCACAAGCTGGCCAAGTCGATGATCGCACCCGGAGTGCACTCCTAGATCCTAGTGCACGCGTGGAGGAGGGCTTTGCCGCTGCTCGAGCTGGAGCAAACGCCGCCATCGACATCTCGGATGGATTGGCCCTCGATCTTCACCGACTTGCCAACGCCTCCGGTGTTGGCTTCCACTTGCACACGGTGCCAATCGCCCCAGGCGCGGGTATCGCCGATGCTCTTGGCGGAGGTGAGGACTTTGAGTTGCTCTTTACGGCTCCTGATCCACATCTCGTCTATGGCGAGTATGCCAAGGCACGCCTCGCACAGCCATTTGCTATTGGCACCATCGTCTCTAGTCCCACGGACCGTACGCTCAACAATGCCCCATTGGATCCAATGGGCTATCGACACTGAGTGGATGCAACGCATCCGTACTATCCGGCTCCGCCGGCAATGCAACCGACACGCTAGGCTAGATGTCGCTACACTGGAGAGATCCTACACGCATGAGGAGGAAGACAATGGGACTATTCGACAAGGTCAAGGAGCAAGCACAAACGCTTAGCCAAACCGCGACCGATGCTGCCCAAAAAGGTCAGGTGAAGCTCGATCAGCTCCAAGTGAAACGTCAACTCGATGCATTGTATCGCGAACTCGGTACCATCACTTACCGTGGTGTGAACGAAGAGATCACCCCAGAAGTGCAGAAATCCGAGACCGAGCGTCTTGTCACTGCTATTCATGCGCAGGAGGACCAGATCAAGCCGGCCGCTGATAGTGGTTCGGCAGCTGGTGAAGGCCAGGCCGCACCGGAGGCCTAGACCGTCCCCTCGTTCCTTGGGCGACCAGCACGAGGTACGACCAACACGAGATACAGAGTCGGCAATGGTCGCAACACCGGCAACAAAAGTCACCCCTCCGCCACTTCGACACTTAGGACTTCGACACTTAGGAGATGCGTCGTGGCGAAGGGGATAATCCTGTTGAGCGAACCGAGTTCGCCTTCGGTCCAATGAGGAGTCATATGACGGCCTATCGCCCCCCCTATCGTCGCGCATTCACGATCCCCGTCGTCTTGGCAGTTCTGTTCATCCTCGTTGGACTCATACTCGGACAGACACTCGGCAGCCACGAGCGGCTCGTCAATCAACGCAACGAGTGTCGTACTGGACAGGTGGCCGTCGCCGAGACAACCGTCGTCCAAGCCACTAGCCAACATGCCTCCTTTGCGATTCTTACCATCACGCCTCGAAGGGGTATCGCATGTACATTGGCGGGTTACCCAACGCTCGTAACACCTAGCTTGAGTGACATCGTCGTGACGCATCTCGGGCCACAATTCGGCCTGACTCCGGTCACGCTCACGGCAACGCCAAGCGCCCCCGACCGGGTGCTAATTTCCCCGGCGACGACACCGTACGGACTCCGACTCCCGAATACCGATGGCCTCGTCATCATCGGTCACCATGCCAAGCCCACAATCACCCGCTACTCGATTACCCCAATCTTTGCGAGCAAGGATACGACAACCATTCGCGCACTCGCCACCACGGACCTCAAACCATCCCGCTCGTAGGCGACGCTGGAGACATCGGTTGTAGATTCGTTAGCGTGGACCGTCAATGCACCCAACACCTCCCCCAGACACCGTCCAAGCCAATGGCGTTCTCTCAGCTCGCGTAACCGCTAACCGCTGAGCTCCTGGAACGGGCGCTCGGCTGCGGCAAATTCGTAGTCGAGATAGGGAATCCACTCGTCTCGAACGAGGCCGAGGAGTATGATGGCCGAGGTGCGGCCACGCGGAACCTGTGGCGGTCGGTGCAGCACGAAGTTTGTCTCAGACAACAGGCGATCACGTTTCCGCGAGTTGCAGGACCGGCATGAAGCAACCACGTTATCCCACCGGTGTGGTCCACCACGGCTACGAGGAATCACGTGATCGACGTTCTCGGCTGGTGCCCCGCAATACTGGCACCGATATTGATCACGAGCGAAGATAGCTCGTTTCGTGGGTGCGACTCTTCGCAGATGGGGAACACGCACAAAGTAGCGAAGCCGGATCACCGACGGCTCGGGGATCACCATGCGAGCCGAGTGCAAAAGCGTGGAGGTACCTAGCTCCACATCGGCCTTGCCAACAACAACCAGGCCAATAGCCCGATGGGTCGAAACAACACAGAGAGCCTCGTAGCTCGCATTCAGAACGAGGACCCCTGCCATGGCGTTACCTGACCAGCCTCGTCCCATCACCACAACAGCGATACTCAAAAGCGTATCCCCGCAGGGCAGGGGTCTTGGGCTCGAAAGAGATGCCGTAGGCGACATGGCGACCATCAACGCGACGCTGACACAGCTTGTGAGGGAAGAACTCCCCAACTAAGCGGCTATCGGCACCCGACCGATTATCACGCATGGAATCTACTCTCCATAGCGCTAGTCTAACCGCCTCCAACTAGCACGCTCCCTTGCAGACCAGCGAAGAAAACGCAGCACCTCGCTGTAGTCCATGGATCCTCCGTGGCCAGCGTAGGTCTCCATCCGAAATTTCAACCAAAGAAGCTGCCGCTTCACCGACCACGGACGACCACGTGAACCCAGCGTCAAGGCCCAAAGCTGGCGAAACGCCTCAAGAATCATCCCCGTGGCTCCCGTGGGAGACCGAGCAGACGCTCTCCGATGATTGAGCGCTGGATCTCAGAGGTCCCCGCATAGATCGTGCCTGCTCTCGCATGGAGGAAGACTTCATCCCATGACCGTGTGGAGTTCGGAGCACCCACATCATCAGTCCGAAAGGCGGAGGAGCTTGGGCGCCCTGTGGGCACGAGCGCCTCACCACCCAGCGCATCGACCGCGAGCTCGGTCACGAGTTGATGGTATTCGGACCAAAAGAGCTTAAAGACAGAGGATTGTGCCCCTTGCTCAGTTCCGGCGAGGACATTTGAGAGCCACCCGTAACCCATGCTCCGAAGTGCGAAGAGTCGGGTCTGGCAAAGGACAAACCGATCCAAGAGATCCGCATCGTCGAACGCACCACGAGCCGCAAGTAGCTCGCCTAGACGATCAAGCTCGAATTGGAATCGAATCGGCAGGGTTGCTGCGGCCTCACCCCGTTCGAACCCCAGCAGCGTCATGGCGACGGCCCAGCCCTGATGCAGGCCACCAACCACATGATCGAGCTTTGCGCGCGACCCAGTAAAGAACACCTCGTTGAACTCAGACTTACCGGAGATCATCCGGATCGGGCGGACCTCGACCCCATTGGCTTGGTACCCTACCGAGTTCCGGAGATCTCCCGCGCCGCCATCAACCTCGAGCGGTACCAGCACAAAGGAGATACCGCGGTGCTTTGGTGCCTCCGGGTCGGTTCGAGCCAGTACAAACATCCAGTTCGCCAAGTGTGCCTCTGAGGTCCAGATCTTTTGACCATCAAGGATTACCTCATCCCCGTCCACACGCCCACGCAGGGTAAGTGCAGCAAGATCTGACCCAGCGTTGGGCTCCGAATACCCCTGTGCAAACCGGTAACTGCCATCGATAATCCGGGGTAGAAAGTGTCTCCGCTGTTCCTCAGAACCATGAACGAGCAGGGTATTGCCTAACATCTGGATGCCAAAGTGGTCATTAGGCCCGCCAGTCGGAACCCCAACGGCGGCGCTCTCTTGAGCGATGACAATCTCGCTCTCTACCGTCAGTCCACGACCACCGTACTCTTTCGGCCACGATACGGCGAGAAAGCCTCCCTCGTAAAGGCGAAGCCTCCACCAGTTCACAAAATCGGGAACAGAGTCAATGGCGAGTGCGCCAACACCAGCGAATCCCGCGGGAAGTTCCTCGGCGAGGAAGGATCGAAACTGAAGACGAAACTCCTCAGCAACCTCAGAGAGGGAAAGATCCATCCCTATGCACCCAGAATCGCCGACTCATACCACAGCGGTCCTCGGTCGCGATGGTGCGGCAGCAATCTATTGATCCTCACCCCGAAGCTTCTTGCCCATGGACTTGAATCCACCCTGCTTGAACTGGCGCGACGAGAGATCTTGCAGCGAGGCCCTGCCAACCCTTCGAAGGTTACGCTCGAAGTAGACCGCCGACCCCAACATCACGAGAAAGCCAACAGCACCAAGGACAACAGATATCGTGAACGTAAGGATGGTAAAGGCAAGGCCGACGACAAAACCGAGCGTCGCCCATTTCAGGTTTCTGCCCGAGTGTTTGTAGACCGTCTCCGAGCGAACCCGGTCAGCGAACTCCGGGTCGTTCTCGTAGAAGGTCTTCTCAATCTCCTGGAGAATCCGCTGCTCGTCCTCATTTAGCGGCATGACTCCTCCTCTCCTAACATCCAACCTTCGTACGAAGTAGCGCTTTTAATTGTAGTCGTTTGGACTGTCACGAACTCTAAAACCATCACCGCTTCACCAGAATTCCATTATCTGTCCGTCCATCATCTTGCCGATCCTTCAGGAAACTCCATCGACCAGTACTCCCTGGCGTCGGAGCGCATCCATCTCTACGGTGGATAGCTCTCCAAGAGGGTCATAAAGGCCGAGGAGATCTCCAGTAGCGCGGAGCTCGATCAGCACCGCCTCTCTAGGTACTTCGTTGACGAAGTCCTCCCGGGATGCGATGCCATACATCCCCTCGCCAACGAGCAATACTCGTGACGCCCCCTCGTCGAGGACACCAGCGATATCAGCAGCGAGACGAGGCCGAAGATCCATGCGTACCCACACCTCGCGCCCTTGCGCCGACAGAACCCGTGCCACAAGGGCAGCGAGCTGACTCCGTTCATGATGGCCGGGACCTCGGATTTCGAGCATTCAAGCACCTCCCCGAACCATGCGAAATAACTCCGCCTCCCCGGAAACGCCAGCTTGGCGCGCCGCCTGCCGCGCTCGCTCCGCCACCACGCGATCAAGCGCATCCTGATATCTCGCCAACTGCGCTCGATGCGCCCTCATGGCTGCAACCTTCTTCTCCACCAGTCCATCGATCGAGACCGATGTGTTAGGCTCCAGCGAGGCTGCCAATAGCACCTCGAGCTCCTCGACCGGATCCCCAGCCTCAGGGAAGTAAGCGCGCTGGCGGGCCGCCGGAAACACCGCATCGAGCACCGCCCAACCGAGTTGCCGATGATCTCGATGGTTGTAGTAGAGATCCCCAAAGAAAACTGCAGTCGGATCTCCGGTGAGCACCACTTCCGGGCGGAAACTTCTGATGAGCGTCACCAACCGACGGCGCAGTTCCAACGAGTTCTCAAGCTCTCCGTCCAAATAGGCGAGTTGAATGACATCGTTAACCCCAAGCAGTCTTCCTGCTTCGAGCAGTTCGCGCGTGCGTTCCTCCGAGAGTCGACCAGGATCACCGCCATCACCGCCTTTGTCCCCTTGGGTCGCCACCGCAAGGATAACATGACAACGCTCCGCAGCCCATCGAGCAAGGGTGCCGCCACAGGCGATCTCTGCATCGTCAGGATGGGCAAAGATAGCCAGCGCCGTGTGGGGAATTTTTGTATAGGTGTGCATTGCGGATCTAGCAGCTACAGACTCGCAACGATGCGACTGGCGGCGAGCTCAATCGCACGATCATCGAGATCGCGATGGGTGACAAGGCGTAGGTCACCAGCGGGTAGAACGTTACAGAGGACGCCTTGGCCGGCCAGGCGCTGTTGGCTCTGGGTCGGATCCTTGACCTTCACAAGTACGATATTGGTGGGCACGGATTGAACATCGGCAGTCGTGGCTGGCAATTGAGTGCTGATCAGCGAGGCTAGACGCTGGGCGCGTCGGTGGTCCTCCTCGAGGCGGGTCATGTGGTGGTCGAGCGCGTAGAGGCCGCCGGCCGCCATGATACCCGCTTGACGAAGGCGTCCGCCGAGTCGCGCACGCTCCACTCGAGCACGGCTGATGAGCGCAGCCGAACCGGACAGAACCGAGCCCATCGGAGCTGCCAACCCCTTTGACAGGCAGGTACTCACCGCAACGGATCCCTGACAGAGAAGCGCTGGTGTGACATCGAGAGCAACCGCTGCATTCCACAGACGTGCGCCATCGATGTACACCGGGGTGCCGTCAGCGGCTGCAAAGAGCATCGTTAGTGCATCCCCATCGATCGGCGTTCCACCACTTGGCATATGGGTGTTCTCGATGGCAATGAGACGGATCGGATTCTGTAGACGACGATACTGGCGTACAAGATCAGCGACCTGTGATGGGTCAGGATACCCCATTCCATCGTCCACCGTGAGCAACTGAATACTCGCATTCTTGGCTGAGGCCCCCGCCTCAAACTGCAAGAGGTGCGCACGAGCTGCTACGATGACGGGATCACCCGGTTGGACCAGCGTGCGCAGCGCGACCTGGTTGCCCATGGTGCCGGAGGCGACAAAGAGGCCAGCTTCAAAGCCAGTCAGTTCAGCGACCCGACGCTCCAGTGCGGCAACGCTTGGATCCTCCCCATAGCCGTCATCACCCACCTCAGCCTCCATCATGAACGCTCGCATCGCCGTCGAAGGCTTGGTAACGGTATCAGAGCGGAGGTCGATCACTTCCATCTCTCTCACTTTAGGGCCTCCGGTCCCTACCAAGGTGACCTACACACTAACTTGGAGGGGTGAACCACGAACTCTTGCCCACTGCCCTCGATGCCCTTGCCAAGGCTCGCGCATCCCTGCCACAGCAATCCCGTCAGGTCATTGATACCAAATCCTCTAACACCGATCCCGTCACCGCGGCCGATCGAGCCCTCGAACGAGCCATCCGTGACACCATCGCCGAGCAACGTCCCAACGATACCTTTATCGGCGAGGAGTACGGCACCACCGATCATGCGGCTGGCACCACCCGTTGGATTGTCGACCCGATCGATGGAACCGTCAACTACAGCTACTCGATCCCCTCCTATGCAATCTCCATCGCGGCGGAGGTCAATGGCCAGGTTGAGGTCGGACTCGTCTTTGATGTCGGTCACAACGAACTCTTTCAAGCCGTCCGGGGCCAGGGAGCCACCTGCAACGGCATACCCCTGCAGGCGAGTCAAGAGACCGAATTAGCCAAGGCGCTTTGTGGCACTGGCTTTGGCTACAGCGCCGCAACTCGCAAACTCCAGGCGCAGATCCTACACGATGTCATCGACGAGATACGCGACATTCGGCGCTTTGGAGCTGCAGCCATCGACATCTGCTGGACAGGTGCAGGTAGAGTCGATGGGTACTTCGAGACAGGGCTAAAGGTTTGGGACTATGCAGCTGCGTCGCTCGTCGCCACCGAGGCAGGAGCCAGATTCGCAACCGATCTGCCGGGGATTGGCGATGATGGGCTTACCGTTGCCGCAGGATCGGGTCTTTTTGACGCTCTCGCCGATCGCATCGTCACGCTCTACCAAGGGCTAGCACGCTGAGGCTAACGGGTCAACGGCCTGGCCTCGAGGGACTAAAACGGACGCGCGAGCTATTCGCTCACAGCCCCCTGCGCAAATTGGGATCCAACTGATCCTTTGTTGCCGACATCACCACCTCAGCTCCGCGTCACCAAAGCAACCAACCCCACTGGAACGCAGGGTTACAGCATGCCGGTAGGTAACAGCGAGAAGTAAGCGCTCCGGGGCCAACCCAACGCGTGAGCACCCAGAAGGCCCCTCAGATCACTTTTGGACATCGACCTCAAAGTGCTTCTTCAGGTTGGCCAACGTATTGACCATGGCGGTGAGGTTGCGGCTAGGGACGCCGGTAAGTTCATAGACCAAGCGCAAAGGAGCCTTATCCCACTCAAAGGACTCTGTCACCTTTGTAGAACCATCACCAAGCTCCCGTAGCTGATACCGCCAAATATGTCGCCCCGAATGGCGCCAAGCGATCTCCGAATTCTCTGCAAAGGTCACGACCGTATTGGTGATGGTGTAGGGCACAAACATATGCATCTTCATACGAAACTTCGCGCCGGGATAGAGTCGCTCCGGCCCAACGAGGGCTTGGCGGACCGTATCTGACCCATCGACCGAGACATGATTCGCTGGTCGAGCGAGATAGTCAAAAATCTCCTCTGCCGGAGCGTGAATCGTTATTTCCGTACTTTTGACTCGATTCACTCGCGTCCTCCTTCATCCTCTTTCTTTCGCAACGTAAAACTCCGATCATCAATTTCCAAAACCTCGCGCCGAAAATCATCGACCCCATCGAAGTTCTTGTACACGCTAGCAAAGCGGAGGTAGCCGACCTCGTCTAACGTACGCAGTTGCTCTAGTATCCGCAGACCAATCTCCGTGGAGGTGACCTCGGCGAGGGATCGAAGTTGTTCCTCGAGGTCGACGACGATCCGATCGACCTCCGCAGGGGCCACCGGTCGATTCTTCAATGCGGCTAGCATGCCGCGAACAATCTTCTCGCGATCGAACTCCTCGTGTTCGCCAGTACGTTTGACCACCATGGTCTTCGCGCCGGCATAACGTTCAAAGGTCGTGAATCGTCGTGCACAGCTACCACATTCACGGCGACGACGAATCGCCTCACCATCTTCCACCACACGAGACTCAATGACTCGCGTGTCATCTGCATTGCAATAGGGGCATCGCACCTAATTCGGTTTCCTTTACTGGGGCTACGATGCCTAGCATAACCGCCAACGTGATAGTACGGCTGGTGGTAAACATATGTACGAGAACCTCTGCTATACTAGTGACAACGAAAGGGGTCTCGCCGTGCCAAGAACCAACAACGATGTGAGAACCGAAATCGTAAATTTCCTGAAAGAAACCCTCGACCAGCGTGGCTACCCACCCTCGATTCGAGAGATCGGCGTTCATGTTGGACTCTCATCCCCTGCCTCCGTACAGCATCATCTCCGGCGACTTGAATCCGATGGTCTGATTCATCGCGACCCTACCCGCTCGCGGGCGATCTCGCTTGCCAACGAACCGCCTCGAGCCATCGAGCTACCGCTCCTGGCTGATGTCGGCGCGGGTTACTCGGTAGTAGCCGAGGCAACGACCACCGAGACGCTTGCGGTCCCAGCATCGATGATCGGGAGCGGTGATCACTTTGCCCTACGGGTCCGCGGTGATTCCATGGTCGACATCGGGATCTTTGACGGTGATTACGCGATCGTACACCAGCAAGCCGACGCCCACGACGGTGAGATCGTGATCGCGACAATCGATGATCAATTCGGGACGATCAAGGTGTTGCGCAAGGTGGGCAATCGCGTGTTGCTAGAGGCTCGCAATCGGCGGGACCCAAACCTACAGATCCCAACGGAGATCACCAACCGAGGGCGAGTCCAAGGAAAGGTGATCGCCATCTGGCGTACCCTCTAATCCCAGGGGCAGATCATCAGCGACACCGGCACCAAGACCATACCGCTGCACGCTACGTCGGCTCTCCCTGATCAGCCGGGCCTGATTGGTTTAGCCTGCTTGGCTCAAGATCCATCCAGTTAGCGTCTCCAACGTCGACGCTAACGCTGACTTGGCCAATCGTTCATGTCCACTGTGCGCCAGGAGCGGTTCCCCTGGTCCATAGTTCACCGAAGGAAGGCCGAGGGATGCGAGAAAACTCACATCTGTCCAACCAAGTTTCGCTTTGGGCTGGCCAGCAGCATCGATCAGCCCCTCAAAGCCACTAGATACGGGCCTGGCTCCGTCCGCGCCATCCTCAAGGATAACGATATCGTTCTCACCGAGCACCGGCTTGAACCACGCGAGGAGTCGTGCCTGGGCCTCGGCAGTGGTGAGATCCGGCGCAAAACGGTAGTTGAACCATACTTTTGCCTCATCGGGCACCACGTTGTTGGCGACGAAACTCTCCACACGTACTGGTGATAATGACTCTTGGAAGCTCACTCCGGCAAGGACAGGACTCCGTCGTTCAAACTCCTGTGCCCGGTCCAGAACCACTCCCAGACGGTCAATCGCGTTCTGACCCATCCACGGTCGAGAGGTGTGTGCACGCGCACCCATCAGCTCAAAACGCATTCTCAGAGTGCCTTGGCATCCAAGTTCCACGACTCCATCGGTGGGCTCCAGCAAGACGGCAAGATCGTGATCAGCCACCATCGCCTCCCAGGAGGGACCGAGGGAGTGCAGACCGTTCTGGTCGAAGGCCACCTCCTCGCAGGGGTAAAACACCAGCGTCAGCGCGCCGGCATACTCCTGATCAGCAAGGGCTAGCATCACCGCCAAACCACCCTTCATATCACAGGAACCCAGGCCGTAGAACGCCTCGTCGTCCTCATCAATCCGCGGATCGCCAGGGACAGTGTCGAGATGTCCACAGAGAAGGATCCTCGCCCCGACCCTCCCATCGCGATGAGCGATGATCGTGTCACCGACCCGATCCAGTCGCCAGTTTGCCTTACTACTCAGCTGCGCCGCCACGTAATCGGCGATCGCCTTCTCCTCCCCCGAGACCGAGGGGATTGCCAGCAGGTCTCGAGCGTACGTGATCAGGAGGTCACTCACAGACCCGCACCGTGATCTCGCAGAATCGCGTTGAGTTCTGTCTTCTCGTGACGCCGCCCGGGGTCAAGCCGAGAAATGATCAGAATGCAGCTCATGCCGAAGGTCGCTCCCGCACTCTCACGCAGTCTCGTCCCTGTCACCGCAACCGACCACGGGGGAATCACTCCCCGTTCAAGCTCCTGGCCGGTGGCGAGATCAAAAATCGGGATCGTAGGAGTTACGATTGTCCCAGCGCCAATCACGGCACCCTCCCCCACGCGCGCACCCTCCACCACCATGGCACGAGAGCCCACAAAGGCATCATCACCGACAATGACCGGTATCGCTTGAGGGGGTTCAAGCA
The Ferrimicrobium sp. DNA segment above includes these coding regions:
- the thiL gene encoding thiamine-phosphate kinase; protein product: MTGQEWDELALIEGITQRAKWDPTQEVLGDDAAVMPAQGTSLALCADALVQGIHFDLAYWTPAQIGAKAVTVNISDLAAMAAAPLWILSTIAAPKNFDVEALLLGIESRAQSYGAKLIGGDLTRSDYVVVSVTAIGSQLLPPLRRGGAQPGDTIFVTRPLGLASVALSRLSQAGQVDDRTRSALLDPSARVEEGFAAARAGANAAIDISDGLALDLHRLANASGVGFHLHTVPIAPGAGIADALGGGEDFELLFTAPDPHLVYGEYAKARLAQPFAIGTIVSSPTDRTLNNAPLDPMGYRH
- a CDS encoding HNH endonuclease — protein: MAGVLVLNASYEALCVVSTHRAIGLVVVGKADVELGTSTLLHSARMVIPEPSVIRLRYFVRVPHLRRVAPTKRAIFARDQYRCQYCGAPAENVDHVIPRSRGGPHRWDNVVASCRSCNSRKRDRLLSETNFVLHRPPQVPRGRTSAIILLGLVRDEWIPYLDYEFAAAERPFQELSG
- a CDS encoding acyl-CoA dehydrogenase family protein, whose amino-acid sequence is MDLSLSEVAEEFRLQFRSFLAEELPAGFAGVGALAIDSVPDFVNWWRLRLYEGGFLAVSWPKEYGGRGLTVESEIVIAQESAAVGVPTGGPNDHFGIQMLGNTLLVHGSEEQRRHFLPRIIDGSYRFAQGYSEPNAGSDLAALTLRGRVDGDEVILDGQKIWTSEAHLANWMFVLARTDPEAPKHRGISFVLVPLEVDGGAGDLRNSVGYQANGVEVRPIRMISGKSEFNEVFFTGSRAKLDHVVGGLHQGWAVAMTLLGFERGEAAATLPIRFQFELDRLGELLAARGAFDDADLLDRFVLCQTRLFALRSMGYGWLSNVLAGTEQGAQSSVFKLFWSEYHQLVTELAVDALGGEALVPTGRPSSSAFRTDDVGAPNSTRSWDEVFLHARAGTIYAGTSEIQRSIIGERLLGLPREPRG
- a CDS encoding DUF3040 domain-containing protein, whose translation is MPLNEDEQRILQEIEKTFYENDPEFADRVRSETVYKHSGRNLKWATLGFVVGLAFTILTFTISVVLGAVGFLVMLGSAVYFERNLRRVGRASLQDLSSRQFKQGGFKSMGKKLRGEDQ
- a CDS encoding PIG-L deacetylase family protein translates to MHTYTKIPHTALAIFAHPDDAEIACGGTLARWAAERCHVILAVATQGDKGGDGGDPGRLSEERTRELLEAGRLLGVNDVIQLAYLDGELENSLELRRRLVTLIRSFRPEVVLTGDPTAVFFGDLYYNHRDHRQLGWAVLDAVFPAARQRAYFPEAGDPVEELEVLLAASLEPNTSVSIDGLVEKKVAAMRAHRAQLARYQDALDRVVAERARQAARQAGVSGEAELFRMVRGGA
- a CDS encoding threonine aldolase family protein, which codes for MEVIDLRSDTVTKPSTAMRAFMMEAEVGDDGYGEDPSVAALERRVAELTGFEAGLFVASGTMGNQVALRTLVQPGDPVIVAARAHLLQFEAGASAKNASIQLLTVDDGMGYPDPSQVADLVRQYRRLQNPIRLIAIENTHMPSGGTPIDGDALTMLFAAADGTPVYIDGARLWNAAVALDVTPALLCQGSVAVSTCLSKGLAAPMGSVLSGSAALISRARVERARLGGRLRQAGIMAAGGLYALDHHMTRLEEDHRRAQRLASLISTQLPATTADVQSVPTNIVLVKVKDPTQSQQRLAGQGVLCNVLPAGDLRLVTHRDLDDRAIELAASRIVASL
- a CDS encoding inositol monophosphatase family protein translates to MNHELLPTALDALAKARASLPQQSRQVIDTKSSNTDPVTAADRALERAIRDTIAEQRPNDTFIGEEYGTTDHAAGTTRWIVDPIDGTVNYSYSIPSYAISIAAEVNGQVEVGLVFDVGHNELFQAVRGQGATCNGIPLQASQETELAKALCGTGFGYSAATRKLQAQILHDVIDEIRDIRRFGAAAIDICWTGAGRVDGYFETGLKVWDYAAASLVATEAGARFATDLPGIGDDGLTVAAGSGLFDALADRIVTLYQGLAR
- a CDS encoding SRPBCC family protein codes for the protein MNRVKSTEITIHAPAEEIFDYLARPANHVSVDGSDTVRQALVGPERLYPGAKFRMKMHMFVPYTITNTVVTFAENSEIAWRHSGRHIWRYQLRELGDGSTKVTESFEWDKAPLRLVYELTGVPSRNLTAMVNTLANLKKHFEVDVQK
- the nrdR gene encoding transcriptional regulator NrdR; the encoded protein is MRCPYCNADDTRVIESRVVEDGEAIRRRRECGSCARRFTTFERYAGAKTMVVKRTGEHEEFDREKIVRGMLAALKNRPVAPAEVDRIVVDLEEQLRSLAEVTSTEIGLRILEQLRTLDEVGYLRFASVYKNFDGVDDFRREVLEIDDRSFTLRKKEDEGGRE
- the lexA gene encoding transcriptional repressor LexA gives rise to the protein MPRTNNDVRTEIVNFLKETLDQRGYPPSIREIGVHVGLSSPASVQHHLRRLESDGLIHRDPTRSRAISLANEPPRAIELPLLADVGAGYSVVAEATTTETLAVPASMIGSGDHFALRVRGDSMVDIGIFDGDYAIVHQQADAHDGEIVIATIDDQFGTIKVLRKVGNRVLLEARNRRDPNLQIPTEITNRGRVQGKVIAIWRTL
- the dapE gene encoding succinyl-diaminopimelate desuccinylase, with amino-acid sequence MSDLLITYARDLLAIPSVSGEEKAIADYVAAQLSSKANWRLDRVGDTIIAHRDGRVGARILLCGHLDTVPGDPRIDEDDEAFYGLGSCDMKGGLAVMLALADQEYAGALTLVFYPCEEVAFDQNGLHSLGPSWEAMVADHDLAVLLEPTDGVVELGCQGTLRMRFELMGARAHTSRPWMGQNAIDRLGVVLDRAQEFERRSPVLAGVSFQESLSPVRVESFVANNVVPDEAKVWFNYRFAPDLTTAEAQARLLAWFKPVLGENDIVILEDGADGARPVSSGFEGLIDAAGQPKAKLGWTDVSFLASLGLPSVNYGPGEPLLAHSGHERLAKSALASTLETLTGWILSQAG